A single Gammaproteobacteria bacterium DNA region contains:
- the parC gene encoding DNA topoisomerase IV subunit A, with protein MSKILDFEIMPMGEYAEKAYLDYSMYVVLDRALPFVGDGLKPVQRRIVYAMSELGLSAKSKHKKSARTIGDVIGKYHPHGDSASYEAMVLMAQPFSYRYPLVDGQGNFGSPDDPKSFAAMRYTESRLTAYSKCMLQEVPHGTVDWQPNFDGTLQEPVFLPARLPNILLNGGSGIAVGMATDIPPHNLREVSAALFQLLDHPDSTIEDLCQHVQGPDFPTDAEIITPREEIIDIYTNGTGSIRMRCVHNREDKNIVITALPHQASPAKVMDQIAAQIQSKKLPMIEDLRDESDHENPFRLVIIPRSNRIDYEGLMSHLYATTDLEKTFRVNLNMIGLDKRPQVKDLKKILQEWLIFRTETVRRRLQFRLDKVEARLHILEGLLIAYLDLDEVIRIIREEENPKETLIATFKLTDIQAEAILETKLRNLARLEEMKIRTEQMELMAERDELSGTLKSRARLKKLIKTEIMEDTELYGDERRSMIVNREAAKVFDETSIVPNEPNTIVLSKAGWVRAAKGHDIDVANLSYKAGDEYAHHARGRSNLNAVFLSNDGRSFSLLSNTLPSARGQGEPLTAKFKLPEESYFVATVCEQPNSMLLLASSAGYGFVTEAENLYSKVKAGKHIISVPKGFTALPPKVIKDVSSDYIVCAGSAGHLLAFPVHELPQLAKGKGNKMINIPPKLLNSGEEYMVDMLVISEDDSFLVWSGARYIRIKWKDLQNFLGNRAKRGNLLPKGFRNIDKLEKE; from the coding sequence ATGTCAAAAATACTCGATTTTGAAATCATGCCGATGGGCGAATATGCGGAGAAAGCCTATTTGGATTATTCTATGTATGTGGTTCTCGACAGGGCTTTGCCATTTGTTGGCGATGGGTTGAAGCCGGTTCAACGGCGAATTGTTTATGCCATGAGTGAACTGGGTTTATCAGCCAAATCCAAACATAAAAAATCTGCTCGTACCATTGGTGATGTGATTGGTAAATACCATCCTCACGGTGATTCTGCCAGTTATGAGGCGATGGTATTGATGGCACAACCGTTTTCTTATCGTTATCCATTAGTTGACGGGCAAGGAAACTTTGGCTCACCGGATGATCCCAAGTCTTTTGCAGCGATGAGATATACCGAATCTCGTTTGACAGCTTATTCCAAATGTATGTTGCAGGAAGTTCCTCACGGAACAGTGGATTGGCAGCCTAATTTTGACGGCACACTTCAGGAACCAGTATTTTTACCGGCAAGATTGCCCAATATTTTACTCAATGGTGGTTCAGGAATTGCTGTGGGAATGGCAACGGATATTCCTCCTCATAATTTAAGAGAAGTTTCGGCAGCATTATTCCAACTTCTTGACCACCCGGATTCAACCATTGAGGATTTATGTCAACATGTTCAGGGACCGGATTTCCCAACCGATGCTGAAATCATCACGCCTCGTGAGGAAATCATTGATATTTATACCAATGGAACAGGCAGTATTCGCATGCGTTGTGTGCATAACAGAGAAGATAAGAATATTGTTATCACTGCTCTTCCTCACCAAGCCAGTCCAGCAAAAGTGATGGATCAGATTGCCGCTCAGATTCAATCCAAAAAACTGCCAATGATTGAAGATTTGCGTGACGAATCCGATCATGAGAATCCGTTCCGTTTGGTGATTATTCCACGTTCGAATCGTATTGATTATGAAGGGTTAATGAGTCACCTCTATGCAACCACAGATTTAGAAAAGACTTTCAGAGTTAATCTCAACATGATTGGTCTGGACAAACGTCCGCAAGTTAAAGATTTGAAGAAAATATTGCAGGAGTGGTTAATTTTCCGAACGGAAACAGTGCGCAGACGATTGCAATTTCGCCTTGATAAAGTGGAAGCTCGTTTGCATATTCTGGAAGGCTTATTGATCGCTTATCTGGATTTAGACGAAGTCATTCGTATTATTCGTGAAGAAGAAAATCCGAAAGAAACATTAATCGCTACGTTCAAACTCACAGATATTCAGGCTGAAGCCATTCTTGAAACTAAATTAAGAAATCTGGCGCGATTGGAAGAGATGAAAATTCGCACCGAACAAATGGAGTTGATGGCAGAAAGAGACGAGCTTTCAGGAACTTTAAAATCACGAGCCCGATTGAAAAAACTGATAAAAACAGAAATCATGGAAGATACTGAGCTTTATGGTGATGAACGCCGAAGCATGATTGTTAACCGTGAAGCTGCTAAAGTTTTTGATGAAACCAGTATCGTTCCAAATGAGCCGAATACCATTGTTTTATCCAAAGCCGGTTGGGTCAGAGCCGCCAAAGGGCATGATATTGACGTAGCCAATCTCAGTTACAAAGCCGGTGATGAATATGCTCATCATGCGCGAGGACGAAGCAACTTGAATGCGGTTTTTCTCAGCAATGACGGACGTTCATTTTCTCTGCTATCCAATACCTTACCTTCTGCGAGAGGACAGGGCGAGCCTTTGACGGCAAAATTCAAGTTGCCGGAAGAAAGTTATTTTGTAGCAACTGTTTGTGAACAGCCGAACAGTATGCTTTTACTGGCAAGTTCTGCCGGATATGGTTTTGTGACAGAAGCTGAAAATCTCTATTCGAAAGTCAAAGCCGGCAAACATATTATTTCTGTTCCCAAAGGATTTACCGCATTACCTCCCAAAGTCATAAAAGATGTCAGTAGTGATTATATTGTTTGTGCGGGAAGTGCCGGTCACTTATTGGCTTTTCCGGTGCATGAATTACCGCAACTGGCGAAAGGAAAAGGCAACAAGATGATAAATATTCCGCCAAAACTACTTAATTCCGGAGAGGAATATATGGTTGATATGTTGGTCATTAGTGAAGACGATTCTTTCCTTGTTTGGTCAGGAGCTCGTTATATTCGCATCAAGTGGAAAGATTTACAAAACTTCCTCGGCAACAGAGCCAAACGCGGGAATTTATTACCTAAAGGTTTCAGAAATATCGACAAATTAGAAAAAGAGTAA
- a CDS encoding rhomboid family intramembrane serine protease: MLKFRDKKKNRFPTFSLIIWIVTLAVMVSSYFFHQKGFLNETFAIKPNEIISQIKSQWLYLLKLLSSLFVHGSWKHWFGNMILFLIIAFPLEKRIGGFWFLLIYFTAGFAGNLYCIYYLSGSENYLIGASGAVSGILGAWIVLFPSLKISIIIPIGFYMQKAEIPVLLLSLIWLGIQIVLQLVSPLDYSIVWISHVVGFITGFSLAWLYRIAN, translated from the coding sequence TTGCTTAAATTTAGAGACAAGAAAAAAAATCGTTTCCCAACATTCTCACTGATTATCTGGATAGTGACGTTGGCTGTAATGGTTTCCTCCTATTTTTTTCATCAGAAGGGTTTCCTCAATGAAACCTTTGCCATAAAGCCTAATGAAATTATTAGTCAAATTAAGAGTCAATGGCTTTATTTGCTAAAACTACTCAGTTCGCTATTTGTACATGGAAGCTGGAAACACTGGTTTGGAAATATGATTTTATTTCTGATTATTGCTTTCCCTTTGGAAAAGAGAATTGGCGGCTTTTGGTTTTTACTGATTTATTTCACTGCCGGTTTTGCCGGGAACTTGTATTGTATTTATTACCTTTCCGGTTCTGAGAACTATCTCATCGGGGCTAGTGGAGCCGTTTCAGGAATACTGGGGGCGTGGATTGTTTTATTTCCTTCGTTGAAAATCAGTATTATAATACCCATCGGATTTTATATGCAGAAAGCGGAAATCCCTGTACTTCTGTTATCTCTAATCTGGTTAGGAATCCAGATTGTTTTGCAGCTTGTCAGCCCACTGGATTATTCCATTGTTTGGATTAGTCATGTGGTCGGGTTTATAACAGGTTTTTCTTTGGCCTGGCTTTATAGAATTGCTAATTAG
- a CDS encoding DUF1820 family protein, whose product MNDEILYKVIFYCRSKIYELYARDVFSSELYGFIYVGELVFDQNQSIVIDPAEEKLREEFKNINVLHLPMQSVIRIDEVKKKQACKIREIKDGENIMPFPVMPNISK is encoded by the coding sequence ATGAATGATGAGATTCTTTATAAAGTAATATTTTATTGTCGATCCAAGATATATGAGCTGTACGCCAGAGATGTTTTCTCAAGTGAGTTGTACGGTTTTATTTATGTTGGAGAGTTGGTTTTTGATCAAAACCAAAGCATTGTGATTGATCCTGCCGAAGAAAAGCTTCGTGAAGAATTTAAAAACATCAATGTTTTACACCTGCCAATGCAAAGTGTTATCCGCATTGATGAGGTCAAGAAAAAACAAGCCTGTAAAATTCGGGAAATCAAAGATGGTGAAAATATTATGCCATTTCCTGTCATGCCCAATATTTCAAAATGA